The following are encoded together in the Acaryochloris thomasi RCC1774 genome:
- the shc gene encoding squalene--hopene cyclase, translated as MQVQTGIKTTEWMDRVEDAIASSQNYLLSKQDPKGYWWAELESNVSITSEAVLIHKIWGTDGTRPLAKAETYLRNQQRDHGGWELYYDDGGELSVTIEAYMALRLLGVPATDPALVSARAFILGRGGISKSRIFTKLHLALIGCYEWKGIPSLPAWVMLVPESAPFTIYEMSSWARGSTVPLLLVMDREPVYDLGITLDELYPEGRIHATFELPRNSDWTDVFVGLDGIFKFAEANKFVPLREEGLKAAERWVLERQEATGDWGGIIPAMLNSLLGLKALDYDVHDPIIERGLAAVDNFAIETETEYRIQPCISPVWDTALVIRALAESGLDRDHPALVQGGQWLLEKQILDYGDWKVKNKEGEPGGWAFEFENRFYPDVDDTAVVVMALNEVTLPDENAKQAAVTRAFNWIATMQCKPGGWAAFDIDNDQDWLNWLPYGDLKAMIDPNTADVTARVLEMLGRAPDPASRNASSAGHLLIDSRVNRGLAYLKSEQESDGSWFGRWGVNYIYGTSGVLAALALVEPRKFQLEIQKGAQWLVSCQNADGGWGETCKSYNDSSLKGQGPSTASQTAWALMGLLAADDAVGTYHQPAIERGVDYLVTTQKDGAWDEDHFTGTGFPCHFYLKYHLYQQHFSLTALARYQTMLNKKNRP; from the coding sequence ATGCAAGTTCAAACTGGGATCAAGACAACCGAGTGGATGGATAGGGTCGAAGATGCGATCGCATCTTCCCAGAACTATCTCCTTTCAAAGCAGGATCCCAAAGGCTACTGGTGGGCCGAATTAGAATCGAACGTCTCAATTACCTCAGAAGCCGTTCTCATCCATAAAATCTGGGGGACTGACGGGACTCGCCCTCTAGCCAAAGCGGAAACCTATCTCCGTAACCAGCAGCGCGATCACGGCGGCTGGGAACTCTACTACGACGATGGCGGTGAACTCAGCGTTACCATCGAAGCCTATATGGCTCTGCGGCTGTTGGGTGTCCCTGCTACTGACCCGGCGTTGGTGTCAGCCCGTGCCTTTATTTTGGGGCGGGGTGGCATCAGCAAAAGTCGCATTTTCACGAAGCTGCATCTCGCCCTGATTGGCTGCTACGAATGGAAAGGTATCCCATCGCTCCCGGCTTGGGTCATGCTAGTGCCGGAGTCGGCCCCCTTCACTATTTATGAAATGTCGAGTTGGGCCAGAGGCAGCACCGTGCCGCTGCTTCTCGTAATGGACCGGGAGCCAGTCTACGACCTAGGCATTACCTTAGATGAGCTGTACCCAGAGGGACGGATTCACGCCACCTTCGAGCTGCCTCGCAACAGTGACTGGACTGACGTGTTCGTTGGCTTAGACGGCATCTTCAAGTTTGCAGAAGCTAACAAATTTGTCCCGCTGCGTGAAGAGGGCCTTAAAGCTGCAGAACGCTGGGTACTAGAGCGGCAGGAAGCGACTGGTGACTGGGGTGGCATTATTCCGGCGATGCTCAATTCGCTGTTGGGCTTGAAAGCGCTGGACTATGATGTCCATGATCCCATCATTGAGCGGGGATTAGCTGCCGTTGATAATTTTGCGATTGAAACCGAGACTGAATATCGGATACAGCCCTGTATCTCTCCCGTGTGGGACACCGCCCTAGTGATCCGGGCTTTAGCAGAGTCAGGCTTAGACCGAGACCATCCGGCCCTGGTTCAGGGGGGACAGTGGCTACTCGAAAAGCAGATTCTTGATTACGGTGACTGGAAAGTCAAGAATAAAGAAGGCGAACCGGGTGGCTGGGCCTTTGAGTTTGAAAATCGTTTTTATCCCGATGTAGATGATACGGCTGTCGTGGTGATGGCCCTTAATGAAGTGACGCTACCGGATGAGAATGCGAAGCAGGCTGCGGTGACGCGCGCCTTTAACTGGATTGCCACCATGCAGTGCAAGCCGGGGGGCTGGGCTGCCTTTGACATTGATAACGATCAGGACTGGCTAAACTGGCTTCCCTATGGGGATCTTAAGGCCATGATTGATCCCAACACCGCTGATGTGACGGCGCGGGTGTTAGAGATGCTGGGTCGCGCGCCGGATCCGGCCAGTCGCAATGCTTCCTCCGCAGGCCATTTGCTGATAGACAGCAGAGTGAACCGAGGGCTAGCTTATCTCAAATCTGAACAAGAGTCTGATGGGAGCTGGTTTGGACGCTGGGGCGTGAACTACATCTACGGTACCAGCGGTGTTTTAGCTGCCTTGGCTCTGGTGGAACCCCGCAAGTTCCAGCTAGAAATTCAGAAAGGGGCGCAGTGGTTAGTAAGCTGTCAGAATGCGGATGGTGGCTGGGGTGAAACCTGCAAGAGCTATAACGATTCTAGCCTAAAGGGACAAGGACCCAGTACTGCATCTCAGACGGCTTGGGCACTGATGGGGCTTTTGGCTGCAGATGATGCGGTGGGCACTTACCATCAACCTGCGATTGAGCGTGGCGTTGACTATTTGGTGACCACACAGAAAGACGGAGCCTGGGATGAAGATCACTTCACAGGAACGGGTTTCCCCTGTCATTTTTATCTGAAATATCATCTTTATCAGCAACACTTTTCGCTCACTGCCTTAGCTCGATATCAGACGATGTTGAACAAGAAAAATAGACCTTGA
- the yidD gene encoding membrane protein insertion efficiency factor YidD, with protein MKHLLVSLVRLYQRFISPLFPPTCRFQPSCSHYAIASLTRFGFLRGSGLALWRILRCHPWNKGGYDPVPDVFWTTDKTSLADVVHRQSSPQKPQDY; from the coding sequence ATGAAACACTTACTGGTAAGCCTCGTTCGGTTGTATCAGCGATTTATTTCGCCGCTGTTTCCGCCTACCTGTCGATTTCAGCCAAGCTGTTCGCACTATGCGATCGCATCTCTAACTCGCTTCGGCTTCCTGCGGGGGAGTGGGCTAGCCCTCTGGCGAATCCTACGCTGCCATCCCTGGAATAAAGGGGGGTACGATCCAGTCCCTGATGTGTTTTGGACAACGGACAAGACCTCGCTGGCCGATGTCGTTCATCGTCAATCAAGCCCTCAGAAGCCCCAAGATTATTAA
- the cofH gene encoding 7,8-didemethyl-8-hydroxy-5-deazariboflavin synthase subunit CofH: MITQAPTIDQILTQALSGQALTPDAGVLLLEQTDPSAWSDIQQAADQMRQDLVGDTVTYVVNRNINFTNICEQHCNFCAFRRDADQEGAYWLTEAQILEKAADARQRGATEICMQGGLNLEAKLEGQSLPYYVRLVKTLKASFPEIHLHAFSPQEIEFIAREDRRSFTDVISALSEAGVDSMPGTAAEILDDQVRRVLCPEKIDTATWLEVVSAAHQLGVPTTSTMLSGHIETPAQQIGHLERLRSHQQKMQSQGNIGFSEFVLLPYVGQDAPPALRRRVGRDQPTLEEVLHLTAVARLFLGRWMVNHQPSWVKLGVQGAAQALQWGCNDIGGTLMEEHITTMAGAQGGTCLSESELQNAIKAIDRPYRQRTTLYGWVA, from the coding sequence GTGATTACCCAAGCCCCCACCATTGATCAAATCCTGACGCAGGCCTTATCCGGCCAAGCACTGACGCCGGATGCTGGGGTGCTGCTGCTAGAGCAAACCGATCCGTCCGCCTGGAGCGATATCCAGCAGGCGGCTGACCAGATGCGGCAGGATCTGGTGGGCGATACCGTTACCTATGTGGTGAACCGCAACATTAATTTCACCAATATCTGTGAGCAGCATTGTAACTTCTGTGCCTTCCGTCGAGATGCCGACCAGGAAGGTGCCTACTGGTTAACAGAGGCCCAAATCTTAGAAAAGGCCGCCGATGCCCGTCAGCGGGGCGCGACTGAAATCTGCATGCAGGGGGGACTCAATCTTGAAGCAAAGCTTGAGGGGCAGTCCTTGCCCTACTATGTGCGATTGGTGAAGACCTTGAAGGCGTCCTTCCCAGAGATTCATCTCCATGCGTTTTCGCCCCAAGAGATTGAGTTTATTGCCCGCGAAGATCGGCGCTCTTTTACTGACGTGATCTCGGCCCTCAGCGAAGCTGGCGTTGATTCAATGCCGGGGACCGCCGCTGAGATTCTCGACGATCAGGTGCGGCGGGTACTGTGTCCGGAGAAAATCGATACGGCCACTTGGCTAGAGGTGGTGTCAGCCGCCCATCAGCTTGGCGTGCCTACCACCAGCACGATGCTGTCGGGGCATATCGAGACCCCCGCACAGCAAATTGGGCATTTAGAAAGGTTGCGATCGCATCAACAAAAAATGCAGTCCCAAGGCAACATTGGCTTTAGTGAATTTGTGCTGCTGCCCTACGTGGGTCAAGATGCCCCACCTGCCCTGCGTCGCCGCGTCGGACGCGATCAGCCCACCCTAGAAGAAGTCCTACATCTGACCGCCGTGGCGCGCTTATTCTTGGGGCGCTGGATGGTCAACCATCAGCCGAGCTGGGTGAAGTTGGGGGTGCAGGGGGCCGCTCAAGCCCTGCAGTGGGGCTGTAACGACATTGGCGGTACCTTAATGGAAGAACATATCACCACCATGGCCGGTGCTCAGGGGGGGACCTGCTTATCAGAGTCTGAGCTGCAAAACGCCATTAAAGCTATCGATCGTCCCTATCGGCAGCGGACGACGCTGTATGGTTGGGTTGCCTAA
- a CDS encoding DUF3352 domain-containing protein, which produces MRGQQQPRKRTKANSSRLSPQRRRQNHKSRSLAITVGGALLLIVGGAIAFALLQGRSGGRKAFGPTALLPQDTLLSVTVSTNIGQWKALTKLGTEQSQKNLQTNLQDIEKTVLTQGLSYEENIAPWVGDQITMAFLPPTAESGPEFEDQATIWILPVRNSGRAKKLFIEKLATSGNQAQSRTYQDVEIQEFQLEDQQYAIATPDKRNLVFTAAGAPIDQVIDTLKGKPSISATPRFTEAISEIGASSPLAQIYINMPLATAQLAAGSNQPISEASLARIQEVRGLGSTVTLDADDTLNFKTITWLDPEAKYPLVVKNDAAGMAKRLPANTLMMASGGNFQELWQAYAKGTSAKLIVPFNPKSWTDSFVELTGIDFNTTFIPWLDRKFAGAIVPAQDNNDQNIGLVALAQTSDSTAALQAFKQLDDAVREQRDFQIAESKIDKSSVITWKVPPGLPIASHGSLSDKTMFFTIGAPVPIAKQLVESQSSLNQAELFKDATQSSLKSHNGQFFVHVPRMLKVMDTNPLFPKIAPGTQEYAQGIEAIGMTTAISSPWSARYDIRVKLKN; this is translated from the coding sequence ATGAGAGGTCAGCAACAACCGCGAAAACGCACTAAAGCGAATTCTTCCCGGTTATCGCCGCAGAGACGTCGCCAAAATCATAAGTCTCGTTCGCTTGCTATCACCGTCGGGGGTGCGCTGCTCCTGATCGTCGGCGGAGCCATTGCCTTTGCCCTACTCCAGGGACGGAGCGGTGGACGCAAAGCCTTTGGTCCCACGGCTCTTCTACCTCAGGACACCCTACTCTCCGTCACTGTTTCCACCAACATAGGTCAATGGAAGGCACTGACAAAGTTAGGAACAGAGCAGTCTCAGAAAAACCTGCAAACGAATCTGCAGGACATCGAAAAAACGGTCCTCACCCAAGGACTGAGTTATGAAGAGAATATTGCCCCCTGGGTTGGCGATCAAATCACAATGGCCTTTTTGCCCCCTACGGCTGAGTCTGGTCCCGAATTTGAAGATCAGGCAACTATTTGGATCCTGCCGGTCCGCAATTCAGGTCGAGCCAAAAAGCTTTTTATCGAGAAGTTAGCCACCTCTGGCAATCAAGCGCAAAGCCGAACCTACCAAGATGTCGAGATCCAAGAGTTTCAGCTTGAAGACCAGCAATATGCGATCGCAACCCCCGACAAGCGCAATCTCGTCTTTACTGCCGCAGGCGCACCCATCGATCAGGTGATCGATACCCTCAAAGGTAAGCCCTCTATTTCTGCAACGCCACGCTTTACAGAAGCCATCTCTGAAATTGGGGCCAGCAGCCCCCTTGCCCAGATATATATCAACATGCCCTTAGCGACGGCACAGCTAGCCGCCGGGTCAAATCAGCCGATCTCTGAAGCCTCTCTGGCGCGTATCCAAGAAGTGCGAGGTTTAGGCTCCACCGTGACTCTAGACGCAGACGATACTCTTAATTTCAAAACCATTACTTGGCTAGATCCAGAGGCCAAGTATCCCCTAGTAGTCAAAAACGACGCTGCAGGGATGGCAAAGCGCCTGCCCGCCAACACCCTGATGATGGCTTCCGGCGGAAACTTCCAGGAGCTGTGGCAGGCTTATGCCAAAGGCACAAGTGCCAAACTGATTGTGCCCTTTAACCCTAAGTCCTGGACGGACAGCTTTGTTGAACTCACCGGCATCGACTTCAACACGACCTTCATTCCCTGGCTCGATCGCAAATTTGCAGGGGCCATCGTGCCTGCTCAAGATAACAACGATCAAAATATTGGCCTCGTTGCCCTAGCCCAGACCAGTGACAGCACCGCAGCGCTTCAGGCCTTCAAGCAGCTCGATGATGCCGTGCGCGAACAGCGCGATTTTCAGATTGCCGAATCCAAAATCGACAAATCGTCCGTGATTACCTGGAAGGTTCCGCCCGGATTGCCGATTGCGAGTCACGGTTCGCTCAGTGACAAAACGATGTTCTTTACCATTGGTGCCCCGGTCCCCATTGCCAAGCAGCTCGTGGAGTCTCAGTCCAGCCTCAATCAGGCCGAACTCTTTAAAGATGCGACCCAATCTTCCCTGAAGTCCCATAACGGCCAGTTCTTCGTTCATGTGCCTCGGATGCTGAAGGTGATGGATACGAATCCCCTCTTTCCTAAAATTGCCCCAGGTACGCAAGAATATGCCCAGGGTATTGAAGCGATTGGCATGACCACGGCCATCAGCAGCCCCTGGAGTGCTCGCTATGATATTCGCGTCAAGTTAAAAAACTAA
- the rfbB gene encoding dTDP-glucose 4,6-dehydratase, with amino-acid sequence MKTVLVTGGSGFIGANFILKARHDHWFNVVNLDKLTYASNPHTLDAVAGDPGYCFCRGDISDSQQVKALLDKHQPEAVINFAAESHVDRSILRPEAFIQTNILGTFRLLESCKIYWEHLPPEKQANFRFLHISTDEVFGSLGPDDPAFREETPYAPNSPYSASKASSDHLVRSYHHTYGLPILTTNCSNNYGPYQFPEKLIPLMILNAREGQPLPIYGDGQNIRDWLYVEDHCEAIWLVLQRGRLGESYNVGGNNEVTNLEVVQQICARLNQLSPKENFDYASLVTFVKDRPGHDRRYAIDSTKIQRELGWVPQESFESGLSKTIQWYLDHPDWIEQVRSGAYQAWIQQNYDHARSSAAPDS; translated from the coding sequence ATGAAGACTGTTTTAGTGACGGGTGGATCTGGATTTATCGGCGCTAATTTTATCCTTAAAGCTCGCCATGATCACTGGTTCAATGTTGTTAATCTCGACAAATTGACCTATGCCAGCAACCCTCACACGCTAGATGCTGTAGCGGGCGATCCAGGCTACTGCTTTTGTCGGGGTGATATTTCTGACTCTCAACAGGTTAAGGCGCTGCTAGACAAGCATCAGCCTGAGGCCGTCATCAACTTCGCGGCTGAAAGTCATGTCGATCGCTCCATTCTCCGTCCTGAAGCCTTTATTCAGACGAACATTCTGGGCACCTTTCGGCTTCTAGAATCTTGCAAGATCTACTGGGAACATCTGCCTCCAGAGAAGCAGGCGAATTTCAGATTCTTACACATCTCAACCGATGAGGTTTTTGGCTCCTTAGGGCCCGATGACCCTGCCTTTCGAGAAGAAACGCCCTATGCGCCCAACAGCCCCTACTCAGCTTCTAAAGCCAGCTCAGATCACCTTGTCCGGTCTTATCATCACACCTATGGCCTGCCGATTCTGACGACCAACTGCTCAAATAATTATGGTCCGTACCAGTTCCCAGAGAAGCTGATCCCGCTGATGATTCTGAACGCTAGGGAGGGGCAACCGCTACCCATCTATGGCGATGGTCAAAATATTCGAGATTGGCTCTACGTTGAAGACCATTGTGAGGCTATTTGGCTGGTGCTGCAGCGGGGCCGCTTGGGAGAGTCTTACAATGTGGGTGGCAATAACGAAGTGACGAATCTAGAGGTTGTGCAGCAGATTTGTGCGAGACTCAACCAGTTATCGCCAAAAGAAAACTTCGACTATGCGTCTTTGGTAACGTTCGTGAAAGATCGGCCAGGGCACGATCGCCGCTATGCGATTGACAGCACTAAGATTCAGCGTGAACTGGGCTGGGTGCCTCAAGAAAGTTTCGAAAGTGGCCTGTCGAAAACGATTCAGTGGTACCTAGACCATCCAGACTGGATTGAACAGGTGCGATCTGGCGCTTATCAAGCTTGGATTCAGCAAAACTATGATCATGCACGTTCTTCCGCAGCTCCTGACTCTTGA
- the rfbA gene encoding glucose-1-phosphate thymidylyltransferase RfbA → MKGIVLAGGSGTRLAPLTEVVSKQLMPVYDKPMIYYPLSTLMLAGIRDILIISTPRHLPLFQQLLGDGHQWGLDLSYVEQPRPEGLAQAFILGRDFIGGEPVCLVLGDNLFYGHGLPEVLGQGAQLQSGALIFGYRVLEPQHYGVVEFDQAGYVVGLEEKPQQPKSKYAVPGIYFYDSRVVEFAAKLKPSARGELEITDLSREYLKRGELKVELLGRGYAWLDTGTHDTLHQAGSFIQTLEQRQGFKVACVEEIAYRQGYIDAAQLSQLAQPLAKSGYGKYLLTLLESDLI, encoded by the coding sequence ATGAAAGGTATTGTTCTCGCCGGAGGCTCGGGCACTCGACTAGCTCCCCTCACTGAGGTGGTCAGTAAGCAATTAATGCCGGTTTATGACAAGCCGATGATTTATTATCCCCTGTCAACCCTGATGCTGGCCGGGATTCGGGACATTTTGATTATCTCTACGCCCCGTCATTTACCGTTATTTCAGCAACTGCTGGGTGATGGTCACCAGTGGGGGCTAGATCTGAGCTATGTTGAGCAACCCCGCCCCGAAGGACTGGCCCAGGCTTTTATTCTGGGACGAGACTTCATTGGCGGGGAGCCGGTTTGTTTGGTGCTGGGTGACAACTTGTTTTATGGTCACGGCCTGCCAGAGGTTTTAGGTCAAGGCGCTCAGCTACAGTCAGGAGCCTTAATCTTTGGCTATCGCGTGCTGGAACCGCAGCATTACGGCGTTGTGGAGTTTGACCAGGCTGGCTATGTGGTGGGTTTAGAAGAAAAGCCCCAGCAGCCAAAGTCTAAATATGCGGTGCCGGGGATTTATTTCTACGACTCTAGGGTTGTTGAGTTTGCCGCTAAATTGAAGCCTTCGGCACGGGGTGAACTAGAAATTACGGATCTGAGTCGGGAGTACCTGAAGCGCGGCGAGTTGAAAGTGGAGCTTTTGGGCCGAGGCTATGCTTGGCTCGATACTGGGACGCATGACACCTTGCATCAGGCGGGCAGCTTCATCCAGACGCTGGAGCAGCGCCAAGGGTTCAAGGTTGCCTGTGTTGAAGAGATTGCCTACCGGCAAGGCTATATCGATGCGGCTCAACTTAGCCAATTGGCACAGCCGCTGGCGAAAAGCGGCTACGGAAAGTATTTACTCACTCTCCTGGAGAGTGATCTCATCTAG
- a CDS encoding DUF3288 family protein yields MAQPPKAKLGQPDQQHPQWYRDRQVADRLMREEPTNLNLAELARLRIRYTGFPGGWDIQTDLDTVLKKWELTEESLFEKTRLIHETEQLYSIKTSKKEDWT; encoded by the coding sequence ATGGCTCAGCCTCCGAAAGCCAAACTTGGACAACCTGACCAACAGCATCCTCAGTGGTATCGCGATCGCCAAGTTGCAGACCGATTGATGCGCGAAGAACCCACGAATCTCAACCTTGCTGAGCTGGCCCGCCTCCGGATTCGCTATACCGGTTTTCCGGGGGGCTGGGATATTCAGACGGATCTCGATACGGTCCTGAAAAAATGGGAACTGACCGAAGAATCGCTGTTTGAAAAGACGCGGTTGATTCATGAGACCGAGCAGCTCTACAGCATCAAAACTAGCAAGAAAGAAGACTGGACCTAG
- a CDS encoding citrate synthase has protein sequence MTACEYQIGLEGIPAAQSRISYVDGKIGRLEYRGVPIEQLAEHGSFLETAYLLIWGKFPTADDLSAFQYEITHHRRAKYRIRDMMKCFPESGHPMDALQASAAALGLFYSKRALDDPTYIRRAVVRLLAKIPTMVAAFEHIRKGNDPIQPRDDLSYAANFLYMLNEQEPDPIQAHIFDTCLTLHAEHTMNASTFSARVTASTLTDPYAIVASAVGTLGGPLHGGANEEVIEMLEQIGSVENVRPFLEEKFATKSKIMGFGHRVYKVKDPRAKILQKLVEELFGELGSDKYYEIALELEKIVTDKLGDKGIHPNVDFYSGLVYKRLGIPTDLFTPIFAIARVAGWLAHWREQLEANRIYRPTQIYIGEHNQPYLPIAER, from the coding sequence ATGACAGCATGTGAGTATCAGATTGGTTTGGAAGGTATTCCTGCCGCCCAGTCAAGAATTAGCTACGTCGATGGCAAGATTGGCCGATTAGAATATCGCGGCGTCCCAATTGAGCAGCTCGCGGAGCATGGAAGTTTTTTAGAAACCGCGTATCTATTGATTTGGGGCAAGTTTCCCACGGCAGATGATCTGTCAGCTTTCCAGTACGAGATTACCCATCACCGTCGGGCCAAGTACCGGATCCGAGACATGATGAAGTGCTTTCCTGAAAGCGGTCACCCGATGGACGCTTTGCAGGCTTCAGCGGCGGCGCTGGGGCTGTTCTATTCCAAGCGGGCGCTAGATGACCCGACCTATATTCGGCGGGCTGTGGTGCGGCTGCTGGCGAAAATCCCGACGATGGTGGCGGCGTTTGAGCATATCCGCAAGGGGAATGACCCCATTCAGCCCCGTGATGATTTGAGCTATGCGGCGAATTTTCTTTACATGCTCAATGAGCAGGAACCCGATCCGATACAGGCTCATATTTTTGATACCTGTCTGACGCTCCATGCCGAGCATACGATGAATGCCTCGACCTTCTCTGCGCGGGTGACGGCTTCAACGCTGACGGATCCCTATGCGATTGTGGCGTCTGCGGTCGGCACTCTGGGCGGGCCGCTCCACGGGGGGGCCAATGAAGAAGTCATTGAGATGCTGGAGCAGATTGGCTCTGTGGAAAATGTCCGACCCTTCTTGGAAGAGAAGTTCGCGACCAAATCTAAGATTATGGGCTTTGGGCATCGCGTCTATAAGGTAAAAGATCCTCGGGCTAAGATTTTGCAAAAGCTGGTGGAGGAGCTGTTCGGTGAGCTAGGGAGCGATAAGTATTACGAAATCGCTCTGGAGCTGGAGAAGATTGTTACCGACAAGCTAGGGGACAAAGGTATTCATCCCAACGTTGATTTTTATTCTGGGCTGGTCTACAAGCGGCTGGGGATTCCGACGGATTTGTTTACACCGATATTTGCGATCGCAAGGGTTGCTGGCTGGCTTGCCCACTGGCGGGAACAGCTCGAAGCCAACCGTATCTATCGGCCTACCCAGATTTATATTGGTGAGCATAACCAGCCTTATCTACCAATTGCCGAGCGCTAA
- the nuoH gene encoding NADH-quinone oxidoreductase subunit NuoH — MNPGIDLQQRFIETLMGYGLSPGAAKAVWLPLPLLLMLIGATVGVLVAVWLERKISAAAQQRIGPEFIGPLGILAPVADGIKLVFKEDIVPAEADPWLFLLGPVIVVIPVFLSYLIVPFGQNLMITDLGLGIFLWIALSSIVPIGLLMAGYASNNKYALIGGLRAAAQSISYEIPLALAVLAVVMMSNSLSTVDIVNQQSGYGILGWNVWRQPAGLLLFWISALAECERMPFDLPEAEEEIVAGYQTEYSGMKFALFYLGSYVNLVLSALLVSVLYLGGWDFPIPIGLLANWIHISPDNAVLQIVTGGLGIVMTLLKAYVFVFIAILLRWTVPRVRIDQLLDLGWKFLLPIGLVNLLMTAGLKLAFPFAFGG, encoded by the coding sequence ATGAACCCAGGCATTGATCTGCAGCAACGCTTCATCGAGACCTTAATGGGCTACGGCCTTTCACCGGGTGCAGCCAAAGCTGTCTGGCTTCCCCTTCCCCTTTTACTGATGCTCATTGGAGCCACGGTCGGTGTCCTCGTCGCCGTTTGGCTAGAGCGGAAGATCTCCGCCGCCGCTCAGCAACGTATCGGTCCCGAATTTATTGGCCCACTGGGCATTCTGGCCCCAGTCGCTGACGGTATCAAGCTCGTCTTTAAAGAAGATATTGTCCCCGCAGAAGCCGATCCCTGGCTCTTTCTTCTAGGACCGGTGATTGTCGTCATCCCCGTTTTCCTGTCCTACCTAATCGTGCCCTTCGGTCAAAATCTGATGATTACCGACTTGGGCCTCGGTATTTTCCTCTGGATTGCCCTCTCTAGCATTGTTCCCATCGGCTTGCTGATGGCGGGCTACGCCTCTAACAACAAGTACGCCCTGATCGGTGGTCTGAGAGCTGCAGCACAGTCAATTAGCTATGAAATTCCGCTCGCGCTGGCCGTACTCGCCGTCGTGATGATGTCTAACAGCCTTAGTACTGTCGATATCGTCAACCAGCAGTCCGGTTATGGAATTCTGGGATGGAACGTCTGGCGACAGCCTGCCGGTCTACTCCTGTTCTGGATCTCCGCCCTCGCAGAATGTGAACGGATGCCCTTTGACCTTCCTGAAGCAGAAGAAGAAATTGTTGCCGGTTACCAAACAGAATATTCCGGCATGAAATTTGCCCTGTTCTATCTGGGGTCTTACGTTAACTTAGTACTATCGGCCCTGCTTGTTTCAGTTCTTTACCTGGGTGGCTGGGATTTTCCTATACCCATTGGTTTGCTAGCGAACTGGATCCACATCAGCCCCGATAATGCTGTTCTGCAGATTGTAACGGGTGGCCTCGGGATTGTAATGACCCTGCTGAAGGCATATGTCTTCGTCTTCATCGCCATCTTGCTGCGCTGGACTGTACCCAGGGTTCGTATTGATCAGCTCCTTGACCTAGGCTGGAAGTTCTTGTTGCCCATTGGCCTTGTGAATTTGCTGATGACCGCAGGACTCAAGCTAGCCTTCCCTTTTGCCTTTGGCGGCTAG
- the ndhI gene encoding NAD(P)H-quinone oxidoreductase subunit I, whose product MKFLKQVGGYAKETLQSARYIGQGLSVTFDHMSRRPVTVQYPYEKLIPSERFRGRIHFEFDKCISCEVCVRVCPINLPVVDWEFNKALKKKQLKHYSIDFGVCIFCANCVEYCPTNCLSVTEEYELSTFDRHELNYDNVAMGRLPYKVTEDPMVTPIREFAYLPEKVLSGHDAPANAARAGQRPEEIVAAAPPKQEEKETEAQ is encoded by the coding sequence CTGAAATTTCTGAAGCAAGTCGGTGGCTACGCCAAGGAAACTCTTCAGTCTGCCCGCTACATTGGGCAGGGCCTGTCAGTGACCTTTGACCATATGAGCCGCCGCCCGGTTACGGTTCAATACCCCTACGAGAAGCTGATTCCTTCCGAGCGATTCCGAGGGCGAATTCACTTTGAATTTGATAAGTGTATTTCCTGTGAAGTTTGTGTCCGGGTCTGCCCCATCAACCTGCCGGTCGTCGATTGGGAATTCAACAAAGCGCTCAAGAAAAAGCAGCTTAAGCATTACAGTATTGACTTCGGCGTCTGTATTTTTTGCGCTAACTGTGTCGAGTACTGCCCGACCAACTGTCTATCGGTTACAGAAGAGTACGAACTCTCAACCTTTGACCGTCACGAGCTCAACTACGACAACGTTGCCATGGGGCGTCTGCCCTATAAAGTCACAGAAGATCCGATGGTGACCCCCATTCGGGAGTTTGCATATCTGCCCGAAAAAGTGCTGAGTGGGCATGATGCCCCTGCCAATGCCGCCCGTGCCGGACAGCGCCCTGAAGAGATTGTGGCCGCGGCCCCCCCGAAACAGGAAGAAAAGGAGACTGAAGCTCAGTGA